A section of the Centropristis striata isolate RG_2023a ecotype Rhode Island chromosome 7, C.striata_1.0, whole genome shotgun sequence genome encodes:
- the LOC131975350 gene encoding LOW QUALITY PROTEIN: UDP-glucuronosyltransferase 2A2-like (The sequence of the model RefSeq protein was modified relative to this genomic sequence to represent the inferred CDS: inserted 2 bases in 1 codon; substituted 1 base at 1 genomic stop codon): protein MTQFRLVTLAALLCSLPSADGGKVLVFPVDGSHWVNMKVLIQELHSRGHNVTVIRPKTSWYIKAESHHYQSITLDDSTGFDESSMEDFISKMLQLRRDFHFSVXVKAGAEFMEMMYNAHKALIDGMTEMFEDAKLMQFFQEAKYDVVLTDPCFGGGVLLAHRLGLPLVFNVRWTILSDGHHTIAPSPRSYVPIPGSALTDKMTFWQRVKNVCFALMTLNNRVTLQEALYTPFVQRHFGPDVHYEELAQAADIWLMRTDFTFEFPRPTMPNVVYMGGFQCKPSKPLPQHLEDFVQSSAEHGVVIMSLGTLVGSLPEEVAEHVAAAFTQLPQKVIWRHTGKRPSNLGNNTLLLDWLPQNDLLGHPKTRAFVAHGGTNGLQEAIYHGVPIVGLPLMFDQDDNLFRMTVRGVARVLDLGTLNKDNFLEAVKAVLYEPSYREKVQQLSRLHRDQPMKPLDXATFWIEFVMRHGGAAHLKTDSYKMSWIQYHSIDVIALLLVSVTMMSLVCVLTVKCLCCKVFGGRKEKLH, encoded by the exons ATGACCCAGTTCAGACTGGTGACACTGGCTGCACTGCTCTGTTCTCTTCCCAGTGCTGATGGAGGGAAAGTGCTTGTTTTTCCAGTGGATGGAAGCCACTGGGTCAACATGAAGGTCCTCATCCAGGAGCTCCACTCCAGAGGTCACAACGTCACAGTGATCCGACCCAAAACCAGCTGGTACATCAAAGCAGAGTCCCATCACTACCAGTCGATCACCCTCGACGATTCCACTGGATTTGACGAGAGCAGCATGGAAGATTTCATCTCAAAAATGCTGCAGCTCCGTCGAGACTTCCACTTCAGCGT TGTCAAAGCTGGAGCGGAGTTTATGGAGATGATGTATAACGCTCACAAAGCTTTGATCGATGGAATGACAGAGATGTTTGAGGATGCAAAACTGATGCAGTTCTTCCAAGAGGCAAAGTACGATGTTGTTCTGACAGACCCCTGCTTCGGCGGAGGGGTTCTCCTGGCTCATCGGTTGGGGCTCCCGCTGGTCTTCAATGTACGATGGACGATCTTGTCAGATGGACATCACACAATTGCCCCCTCGCCTCGCTCATATGTTCCCATACCAGGCAGTGCACTGACTGACAAGATGACTTTTTGGCAAAGggtgaaaaatgtttgttttgcctTAATGACGCTTAATAACCGCGTGACATTACAAGAGGCTCTCTACACACCATTTGTCCAGCGTCACTTTGGTCCTGACGTCCACTACGAAGAGCTCGCTCAGGCGGCAGATATTTGGTTGATGAGAACCGACTTCACCTTTGAGTTCCCTCGTCCCACCATGCCCAACGTCGTCTACATGGGCGGGTTTCAGTGCAAACCCTCCAAGCCGCTTCCCCAACATCTGGAGGACTTTGTGCAGAGCTCTGCGGAGCATGGAGTCGTAATTATGAGCTTGGGGACCTTGGTGGGGAGTCTTCCTGAGGAGGTAGCAGAACACGTGGCTGCTGCTTTCACCCAGTTACCTCAGAAGGTCATCTGGAGGCATACTGGGAAGAGACCATCCAACCTGGGCAACAACACCTTGCTGCTGGACTGGCTGCCCCAAAATGACCTCTTAGGACACCCAAAGACCAGAGCGTTTGTGGCCCACGGAGGCACCAACGGACTTCAAGAGGCCATCTACCACGGAGTTCCCATCGTCGGCCTTCCTCTGATGTTCGACCAGGACGATAATCTGTTCAGAATGACAGTGAGGGGCGTTGCTAGAGTACTGGACCTTGGCACACTGAACAAAGACAACTTCCTGGAGGCGGTGAAGGCGGTGCTTTATGAGCCGTCCTACAGGGAGAAGGTGCAGCAGCTCTCCAGGCTGCACAGAGACCAGCCCATGAAGCCTCTGGACTGAGCCACGTTCTGGATTGAGTTTGTCATGAGACACGGGGGAGCTGCTCACTTAAAGACCGACTCCTACAAGATGTCCTGGATTCAGTACCACTCCATTGATGTGATCGCTCTGTTGCTGGTGTCGGTCACGATGATGTCACTGGTTTGTGTTTTAACagtgaaatgtttgtgttgtaaagtgtttggagggaggaaagagaaaCTGCACTAA